The Mucilaginibacter terrae region TTGAAGCCAATATCGTTGTCAGGTTATTTGGGGAGAACCAGGATACCTTGCGGTCCCTGACCTTTAAAGTAGAAGAGATTCTGAAGAAACATCCGGGTACTTTTTTCGTCAACAACGAACTCAATACATACAAATCAGATGTTAAAATAAAGATCGATAAAGAAAAAGCCCGAACCCTGGGTGTCCTGACCAGTGACGTCGACAAAGTCATCCGTATGGCTGTTGCCGGGTTAACCGTAGGTGACTATATTGATGACCGGGGCGATTCACGCAACGTGGTGATCACAATGCCCAGAGATAAATTCTCCAATCTGGACGCACTTAAAAAACTTTATGTCAACAATGTGCAGGGCACCCCGGTGCAGGTAGACCAGATCGCGACGATCACATTTGAAACCTCACCCACTGCGATCAATCACTTCAACAAATCACGGTTTGCCAAGGTCACCTCGCTTACGAAAGAGCATGTATTGGCAAATGATATCCTCAAAGATGTTGTTCCGCAGTTAAATAAATTGAAGATGCCGCAGGGCTATTATTACAAGCTCTCCGGCGAAGCCGAATCAGAAGGAGATACGCTTGGCGGTAATTTCCTGTCGGTGATCATATTAAGCACCTTTCTTTTCATTGGTGTCCTGCTGCTGCAATTCAAAACCTTTAAAGGGATCATTATCGTGCTTTCGATCATACCCCTCGGGATCTTGGGCGGCGTGGTATTCCTGCTCTTTACCGGCAATCCCATGTCATTGGTATCCATTATCGGTTTCATCGGACTCTCGGGCATACAGGTTAAAAATTCACTTTTGCTAGTGGATTTCACCAACCAGTTGCGTGCTGAAGGGCATAGCATAGACGAGGCGATCCATATGGCAGGCGAAACCCGCTTTCTGCCGGTGGTGCTTACTTCTATCACGGCGATCTGCGGTTTGCTTCCTATTGCGTTAAACCCGAACCCCCTGATCGCGCCGTTAGCTATTGTATTGATCGGCGGATTGATCAGTTCTACTATCCTTTCCAGGATAGTTACACCAGTCATGTATAAACTTATACCGCCACATTTGGGAGAAGATGGAGTCTAATCGTCGGCTCTAATTGCCCTCTTCTATTGATGCATTCATTAAATAGTTTCCAGGACTTGACAGCCTGGAAACTATTTTACCTGATGATACTGTATCAAGTTGCACAGTAAAATATTCTCAGAGTTTTAAAATAGCTTTAACGAATTATAGTTGTACGATACGATATATGTTATATCTTGAGGGGCCACCAGGTTCGAAAAATATGTCAGCCTCTGCCTTCTAAAATTGCTTTAATTCGCTTAAATACGCATTTGCCTGGTTAACTAGTTCGAAATTGGGCCGGTTGGGGAGCCTCAAAATCAATTATTCCCCCCTCCGGCGATTGGTTTTTTTTGCATAGTTTTCGCATACTTTTTCAGTACTTCCATACCGCAGTCAAAATTGCTTAGGTGACGCTATATTGTTTTTAAGCATTCATTTGTTTTAAAAAGCCCCAGTAATTTCATTTGATCGTTTTCCAAGAATTTTAATTTTAGAAGATATCTTTCGTTGAATAGGCGAAATTTAAAAATTGTATGATCGGCAATTACTGTGGATATTATCAAGTGCCGTCAGTATTTCGTCTAAGTCCAGTGTTTCATCACGAAATACCAGTGTGTTATTAAATGAATTATAACCTCTATGGGTATTTAAAGGACGATCACCAAAGATACCGCTTCTAAAAGATGGATTCATTGCCAAATCAATGTATACCCCTTGCGAATTACCTTGAAAATATTCCTCAACGCGCTCATCATAATGCTCAAAAAAGTTATTACGAAATTTACGGCTGGAAAGCGGATTGTCCTTTTCAACTTTCAGCAGTTCCCTTAATTTTTCTCCGCGTATTTTATATTTCTGTCTTGGCCAGAGAATCTTCGATACATTTCCTGTTGCTACAAGAATAGATTGAATAGAGCACCAGGTTTCTACTTGATCAAAATTGTCATGAGTTGCCCGCAGTCGTTCAGCAGCTCTCCGTGCAATTTTAGCTTGTAGAATAATTTCACCTATTAAAATCATTTCTTGAAGACCTGTCATGTTATTGGAAATTTAATTTTCTTAACGGAATATAGTCGTTTTGAGGTTCGTTGAATAACCTGAAAACAAAATACAAACTATTCTGCGCAGCCTATTTGCGTAGCGGTTCTGAATTTATTTATTTCTGCACGAACTCCTATCCATTAAGATTGCCAGCTTAAATTTATTCCATTATTGCCGTTGTTTTGATTTTCTTGCTGTCCGACTCGGACAATCTCGGAGTGATTTAACGCTCATGCTAAATAATTTTGCTTCCATAACGAACAAAAAAAGCTGTTATGGAAATATTAACATTTGATCAGCTACCTAAAGCGGTAAGCGAACTTTTAGAAAAGGTATCGAAAATCGAGGGCATCCTTAGTGACGATCATTCAAGAGAAACGGAGGCCGATAACTTATTTTCAATTAAGCAGGCATCTGCATTTTTGAATTTATCTATTTCTACTATTTACGGAAAGGTGTGCCGCCGGGAGATACCGGTAAGCAAGCAAGGGAAGAGACTTTATTTCAATAAAACGGAACTGCTTGACTGGATCAGGGCTGGACGGAAAAGCACGCTGGCCGAAATCGCCAATACCGTGAAATTGATCCCATCAAGGCGAACCCAACGTAGTTAACAATCGTCAATTCATTAATTAATAAATAGCATCATGGCAAAGATCATCACATTGGCACACCAAAAAGGCGGCGTCGGCAAAAGCACACTGGCATTGAACCTGGCACTCTGCTTCAAAGACCAATTAAGGGTCGCTCTGATCGATTCCGATCTGCAGGGAAGCATCTATCATCTGAAAGAAGATTTTACTGAATTGGATATCCTGGCCCCAGAAAAGATAAGCGAGATACCCACATTAGACTATGATCTGATCATCGTAGATACCCCTCCATATTTATCCAATCGCTTGAACGAGCTGTTTGGCTATTCTGATTATGTGCTCGTGCCAACTAAGGCTGGCTTCTTTGATGTGATGGCTATTAAATCAACACTGGCCCTGATCAAATTTGCCCAGGCAAAAAATCTTAATTTGAAGGCAGGCATTGTGCTTAATATGTTAAAGCCAAGGTCTGGAATTACGGCCGAGGTTGTTGAATTAATTCAAACGTTGGGTACTCCCTTATTGAAGACGCGCGTTTTTGACCGGGTAAGCCTGGCAAGGTCATCCATGACCTCGGGCATACTGAAAAGCACAGATCAAAAAGCAATAGAGGAAGTGACTTTTCTGGCGGAGGAGATAGTGGATCTGATCAGTGTATAAATGTAGTTAGGAACATTTGGACAAATGTTCATTTGAATAAACCTGCAAGTGAACAAATGTAGGTTTGTTTAAATGGGCATTTGTAGCAAGCTACAAATGTAGATCTGTTCAAATATTCAATGAGAGAAATATGCAAATGTTCATTGCTCCAATTGTAGCATTATTGAAATGCACATAAAGCTTAACCGCCATGGATGATTATAAAAAGAAGCTGGGCAACCTGGCCAGTAAGATCAAAAACGAAACGCCGCAAACGCCGATTCAGCAGGTGCAGCCGGTAAGGGTTTTAGCTGTACCTGCGGAGGAGGAAGAAGCACGTTTTAACAACTGGATACCGAAAGGTCTTAAAAGAAAAATCAAGGCCTACGGAGCTCAAAATGATATTTCTCAAAAGGACATCACCATACAGGCCTTACAGCAATTTTTAAAGGAAAATGGAAATGAATAAATCAACTCGCAACGGACGTCATGCCATTGAAAAGGGATTGAACTGCTGTCTTTTTGCAGTTAGCAAGATGTACGTTTGTACCACAAACGGATCTTGCCCGCTCCTCCGGGGTCGTCGGGGATTGGCATCAAACGCTCCAAAGTCGGTTTGATAAAGAAAGAATTTAACATGGGAAAGACACAGGAAAACAGATCGCGCTGGCTGAAGGTACGGCTTAAACCCAGCGAGTATATGGAGATGGAAAGCCGGTTTGCGAAATCAAGCTTTCAATCCCTGAGCGAGTTCGGACGGGCGATGCTTTTAGGCAAACCTGTTACCGTCCTTAACCGGGACCGCTCTATGGATGATGTGCTCGAAGAGCTTACGCAGCTCAGGCGGGAACTGAACAGTATTGGCAACAACTTGAACCAGGCGATGCGCAGTATAAACAGTGCACATGGTAACGCGGATACCCGTTTATGGATGGGACTGATCACCCTTACCCGGACAAAACTGGAGCCCGCGATCACGCAGATCAAGGAACGGATGAACCAATATGCCGAGCTATGGTTGCAAAGATTAAAACCGGAAAGAGCCTGAGCGGGGCACTTTACTACAACGAACATAAAGTCGGTCAGGGACTGGCCATCCTCCTGGATGCCCCGGGTTTTCAGAAGGACGCACCGCAATTGTCCTTTACAGAGAAGCTATCCAGGCTTGCGGATCTGGCTGGCAGGAACCAGCGCGTGAGAACAAATACGCTGCATGTTTCCCTGAACTTTGACGTGTCCGAGAAACTTAATCCAACTTTATTATGCGACATCGCCAGGGACTACATGGAAGGGATCGGCTTCAAAGATCAGCCGTATCTCGTCTATCAGCATCTGGATGCCGGTCATCCGCATATCCATATCCTATCCACGAACATCGACTTCGAAGGAAACCGCATCAGCCTTCACAATCTGGGGAAGCTGCGATCAGAACCGACGAGGAAGGAGATCGAAGTCAGGTATCAGCTGGTTAAAGCGCAGGACCCCAGGCAGCTTGCGGTTGAACGGATCCGGCCGAAGGCTATCGTCTACGGAAAAACTGATTCCAGGAAAGCGGTTAGCGATCTGGTTCACGAGATAGCCCGGAC contains the following coding sequences:
- a CDS encoding helix-turn-helix domain-containing protein yields the protein MEILTFDQLPKAVSELLEKVSKIEGILSDDHSRETEADNLFSIKQASAFLNLSISTIYGKVCRREIPVSKQGKRLYFNKTELLDWIRAGRKSTLAEIANTVKLIPSRRTQRS
- a CDS encoding ParA family protein, producing MAKIITLAHQKGGVGKSTLALNLALCFKDQLRVALIDSDLQGSIYHLKEDFTELDILAPEKISEIPTLDYDLIIVDTPPYLSNRLNELFGYSDYVLVPTKAGFFDVMAIKSTLALIKFAQAKNLNLKAGIVLNMLKPRSGITAEVVELIQTLGTPLLKTRVFDRVSLARSSMTSGILKSTDQKAIEEVTFLAEEIVDLISV
- a CDS encoding plasmid mobilization protein, which produces MGKTQENRSRWLKVRLKPSEYMEMESRFAKSSFQSLSEFGRAMLLGKPVTVLNRDRSMDDVLEELTQLRRELNSIGNNLNQAMRSINSAHGNADTRLWMGLITLTRTKLEPAITQIKERMNQYAELWLQRLKPERA